A part of Agromyces protaetiae genomic DNA contains:
- a CDS encoding YciI family protein, which yields MTKYMLIMRADERAAAAYATMPFEEVIAAMGRYNESMMNAGVLLTGDGLSDASEGAVVDFEGETPLVTDGPYGELRELFNGFWMIETATKEEAIEWAKRAPLTTGNFIEVRRVNGVEDFPQDNEWIQKQAGWREEQEQRAAQG from the coding sequence ATGACCAAGTACATGCTCATCATGCGCGCCGACGAGCGCGCCGCGGCCGCCTACGCGACCATGCCGTTCGAAGAGGTCATCGCCGCGATGGGCCGCTACAACGAATCGATGATGAACGCGGGGGTGCTCCTCACGGGCGACGGGCTCTCCGACGCGAGCGAGGGCGCCGTCGTCGACTTCGAGGGCGAGACCCCGCTCGTGACCGACGGCCCCTACGGCGAGCTCCGCGAACTCTTCAACGGGTTCTGGATGATCGAGACCGCCACGAAGGAAGAGGCGATCGAGTGGGCCAAGCGCGCCCCGCTCACGACGGGCAACTTCATCGAGGTGCGGCGCGTGAACGGCGTCGAGGACTTCCCGCAGGACAACGAGTGGATCCAGAAGCAGGCCGGCTGGCGCGAGGAGCAGGAGCAGCGCGCGGCGCAGGGCTGA
- the guaA gene encoding glutamine-hydrolyzing GMP synthase — MPRCRPAPTRPPRPAHRGGRPVSAEPVNAETATSQTEHRPVLVVDFGAQYAQLIARRVREASVYSEIVPHTITADEVRALDPIGIVLSGGPSSVYEEGAPSLDPGILELGVPTLGICYGFQVMAQQLGGEVAHTGAREYGATDAKVVDVSGNPLLADQPAAQTVWMSHGDSVSRAPEGFEVLASTEGTPVAAFGNDEKKFYGVQWHPEVKHSEYGQSVLENFLHRAAGIPADWNPGNVIAEQVERIRAQVGSARVIAGLSGGVDSAVAAALVHKAVGDQLVCVFVDHGLLRKGEREQVETDYVAATGIRLVTVDAADTFLDALAGVSDPETKRKIIGREFIRAFEQAERDLIAEAAADGEPIKFLVQGTLYPDVVESGGGTGTANIKSHHNVGGLPEDLQFELVEPLRTLFKDEVRAIGRELGLPHEIVGRQPFPGPGLGIRIVGEVTRDRLDLLREADAIAREELTAAGLDDDIWQCPVVLLADVRSVGVQGDGRTYGHPIVLRPVSSEDAMTADWTRLPYDVLAKISNRITNEVREVNRVVLDVTSKPPGTIEWE; from the coding sequence ATGCCTCGGTGTCGACCGGCCCCGACCAGACCACCCCGACCAGCCCACCGTGGAGGCCGCCCAGTGAGTGCAGAGCCCGTGAACGCCGAGACCGCGACCAGCCAGACCGAGCACCGTCCCGTCCTCGTCGTCGACTTCGGCGCACAGTACGCGCAGCTCATCGCGCGGCGCGTGCGCGAGGCATCCGTCTACTCCGAGATCGTGCCGCACACGATCACGGCCGACGAGGTGCGTGCGCTCGACCCGATCGGCATCGTGCTGTCGGGCGGCCCGAGCTCGGTCTACGAAGAGGGCGCCCCGTCGCTCGACCCGGGCATCCTCGAGCTCGGCGTGCCGACGCTCGGCATCTGCTACGGCTTCCAGGTCATGGCGCAGCAGCTCGGCGGCGAGGTCGCGCACACGGGCGCGCGCGAGTACGGCGCGACCGATGCGAAGGTCGTGGATGTCTCGGGCAACCCCCTTCTCGCCGACCAGCCCGCCGCGCAGACGGTGTGGATGAGCCACGGCGACTCGGTGTCGCGTGCGCCCGAGGGCTTCGAGGTGCTCGCCTCGACCGAGGGCACGCCCGTCGCGGCGTTCGGCAACGACGAGAAGAAGTTCTACGGCGTGCAGTGGCACCCCGAGGTGAAGCACTCCGAGTACGGCCAGAGCGTGCTCGAGAACTTCCTGCACCGGGCCGCGGGCATCCCCGCCGACTGGAACCCGGGCAACGTCATCGCCGAGCAGGTCGAGCGCATCCGCGCGCAGGTCGGCTCCGCGCGGGTCATCGCGGGGCTCTCGGGCGGCGTCGACTCGGCCGTCGCGGCGGCGCTCGTGCACAAGGCGGTCGGCGACCAGCTCGTGTGCGTGTTCGTCGACCACGGCCTCCTCCGCAAGGGCGAGCGCGAGCAGGTCGAGACCGACTACGTCGCGGCGACCGGCATCCGGCTCGTCACGGTCGACGCGGCCGACACGTTCCTCGACGCGCTCGCCGGGGTCAGCGACCCCGAGACGAAGCGCAAGATCATCGGCCGCGAGTTCATCCGCGCGTTCGAGCAGGCCGAGCGCGACCTCATCGCCGAGGCCGCGGCCGACGGCGAGCCGATCAAGTTCCTCGTGCAGGGCACGCTGTACCCCGACGTCGTCGAGTCGGGCGGCGGCACGGGCACGGCCAACATCAAGAGCCACCACAACGTCGGCGGCCTTCCCGAAGACCTGCAGTTCGAGCTCGTCGAGCCGCTCCGCACCCTCTTCAAAGACGAGGTGCGCGCGATCGGCCGCGAGCTCGGCCTCCCGCACGAGATCGTCGGGCGCCAGCCGTTTCCGGGGCCGGGCCTCGGCATCCGCATCGTGGGCGAGGTCACCCGTGATCGTCTCGATCTGCTCCGCGAAGCCGATGCCATCGCGCGCGAAGAGCTGACCGCGGCGGGCCTCGACGACGACATCTGGCAGTGCCCCGTCGTGCTCCTCGCCGACGTGCGCTCGGTGGGCGTGCAGGGCGACGGCCGCACCTACGGCCACCCCATCGTGCTGCGTCCCGTTTCGTCGGAGGACGCCATGACGGCCGACTGGACGCGCCTGCCCTACGACGTCCTCGCGAAGATCTCGAACCGGATCACGAACGAGGTGCGCGAGGTCAACCGCGTCGTGCTCGACGTCACCTCGAAGCCGCCGGGGACGATCGAGTGGGAGTGA
- a CDS encoding GuaB3 family IMP dehydrogenase-related protein encodes MEIEIGRSKRGRRVYAFDDIAIVPSRRTRDPEDVSVSWSIDAYQFDIPFLAAPMDSVVSPQTAIMIGQLGGLGVLDLEGLWTRYEDPEPVLAEIRELWPENATARMQELYSEPIKPELVTQRLAEIRAAGVTVAGALSPQRTQELYETVVAAGVDLFVIRGTTVSAEHVSKQHEPLNLKKFIYELDVPVIVGGAATYTAALHLMRTGAAGVLVGFGGGAASTTRAALGIHAPMATAVADVAGARRDYLDESGGRYVHVIADGGLGASGDIVKAIACGADAVMLGAALARATDAPGGGWHWGAEAHHPKLPRGQRVQVGQVAPLEEILYGPAPGADGTANLVGALRKSMATTGYSDLKEFQRVEVVVAPYQGV; translated from the coding sequence ATGGAGATCGAGATCGGCCGCTCCAAGCGGGGCCGTCGCGTTTACGCGTTCGACGACATCGCCATCGTTCCGAGCAGGCGCACGCGCGACCCCGAGGACGTGTCGGTGAGCTGGTCGATCGACGCGTACCAGTTCGACATCCCGTTCCTCGCCGCCCCCATGGACTCCGTCGTCTCGCCGCAGACGGCGATCATGATCGGCCAGCTCGGCGGCCTCGGCGTGCTCGACCTCGAAGGCCTCTGGACGCGGTACGAAGACCCCGAGCCCGTCCTCGCCGAGATCCGCGAGCTCTGGCCCGAGAACGCGACCGCGCGCATGCAAGAGCTCTACAGCGAGCCCATCAAGCCCGAGCTCGTCACGCAGCGCCTCGCCGAGATCCGCGCCGCGGGCGTCACCGTGGCCGGCGCCCTCTCGCCGCAGCGCACGCAAGAGCTCTACGAGACCGTCGTCGCCGCGGGCGTCGACCTCTTCGTCATCCGCGGCACGACCGTGTCGGCCGAGCACGTCTCGAAGCAGCACGAGCCGCTCAACCTCAAGAAGTTCATCTACGAACTCGACGTGCCCGTCATCGTCGGCGGGGCCGCGACCTACACGGCCGCCCTCCACCTCATGCGCACGGGCGCGGCCGGCGTCCTCGTCGGCTTCGGCGGCGGCGCCGCCTCGACGACGCGCGCCGCTCTCGGCATCCACGCGCCCATGGCCACGGCAGTTGCCGATGTCGCCGGCGCACGCCGCGACTACCTCGACGAGTCGGGCGGCCGCTACGTGCACGTCATCGCAGACGGCGGGCTCGGGGCATCCGGAGACATCGTCAAGGCGATCGCCTGCGGTGCCGACGCCGTCATGCTCGGCGCCGCGCTCGCGCGCGCGACCGACGCGCCCGGCGGCGGCTGGCACTGGGGCGCCGAAGCGCACCACCCCAAGCTGCCGCGCGGCCAACGCGTGCAGGTCGGGCAGGTCGCGCCCCTCGAAGAGATCCTCTACGGGCCGGCGCCCGGCGCCGACGGCACCGCGAACCTCGTGGGCGCGCTCCGCAAGTCGATGGCGACGACGGGGTACTCCGACCTCAAGGAGTTCCAGCGCGTCGAGGTCGTCGTCGCGCCGTACCAAGGGGTGTAG
- a CDS encoding glycerol-3-phosphate dehydrogenase/oxidase yields MATQNTAPKRTPKAAANAEPNAAAKARQKSVARSTKLGPEERAAAISRLKEKELDILVVGAGIVGAGAALDAVTRGLSTGLLEARDFASGTSSRSSKLIHGGIRYLEQLDFHLVREALIERGLLLQRIAPHLVKPVRFLYPLKKRVTERFYVGAGMMLYDIFSYTGPLRPGVPHHRHLSKRQVLRASPSISSNFLVGGLTYYDAQMDDARYVSTLARTASSYGAHVASRVNVEGFIKVGERVVGVRAHDLETGERFEVRAKQVVNATGVWTDDTQRMVGERGTFKVRASKGVHLVVPRDRFQSNSGFSSAPRRACCSSSRGAATGSSARPTPTGTSTRRTPPRRPPTSTTSSSTSTRCSPCRSRAKTSRACTRASARSSRARATRRRSSLVSTSSPTRCRGSSSSRAASSRPIG; encoded by the coding sequence ATGGCCACGCAGAACACCGCACCGAAGCGCACGCCGAAGGCGGCGGCGAATGCCGAACCGAATGCCGCCGCGAAGGCCCGGCAGAAGTCGGTCGCGCGTTCCACGAAGCTCGGGCCCGAAGAGCGGGCGGCGGCGATTTCGAGGCTCAAAGAGAAAGAGCTCGACATCCTCGTCGTCGGAGCCGGCATCGTCGGCGCCGGCGCGGCCCTCGACGCCGTGACCCGCGGACTCTCGACGGGGCTGCTCGAAGCGCGCGACTTCGCGTCGGGCACGTCGAGCCGGTCGTCGAAGCTCATCCACGGCGGCATCCGCTATCTCGAACAGCTCGACTTCCACCTCGTGCGCGAGGCCCTCATCGAACGCGGCCTCCTGCTGCAGCGCATCGCGCCGCACCTCGTGAAGCCCGTGCGGTTCCTCTACCCGCTGAAGAAGCGCGTGACCGAGCGGTTCTACGTCGGCGCGGGCATGATGCTCTACGACATCTTCAGCTACACGGGTCCGCTGCGTCCGGGCGTGCCGCACCACCGGCATCTCTCGAAGCGGCAGGTGCTGCGGGCGTCGCCGTCGATCTCGTCGAACTTCCTCGTCGGCGGCCTCACCTACTACGACGCGCAGATGGACGACGCGCGCTACGTCTCGACCCTCGCACGCACGGCGTCGTCGTACGGCGCGCACGTCGCGAGCCGCGTCAACGTCGAGGGATTCATCAAGGTCGGCGAGCGGGTCGTGGGCGTGCGCGCGCACGACCTCGAGACGGGCGAGCGGTTCGAGGTGAGGGCCAAGCAGGTCGTCAACGCGACCGGTGTGTGGACCGACGACACGCAGCGCATGGTCGGCGAACGCGGCACCTTCAAGGTGCGCGCGTCGAAGGGCGTGCACCTCGTGGTGCCGCGCGACCGCTTCCAGTCGAACTCGGGCTTCTCCTCCGCACCGAGAAGAGCGTGCTGTTCGTCATCCCGTGGGGCCGCCACTGGCTCATCGGCACGACCGACACCGACTGGAACCTCGACAAGGCGCACCCCGCCGCGACGGCCGCCGACATCGACTACATCCTCGAGCACGTCAACCAGGTGCTCGCCGTGCCGCTCACGCGCGAAGACGTCGAGGGCGTGTACGCGGGCCTCCGCCCGCTCCTCGCGGGCGAGAGCGACCAGACGTCGAAGCTCTCTCGTGAGCACCTCGTCGCCCACACGGTGCCGGGGCTCGTCGTCGTCGCGGGCGGCAAGTTCACGACCTATCGGGTGA
- a CDS encoding SURF1 family cytochrome oxidase biogenesis protein translates to MMLRPRWVLALIAALAVAGGFALLSQWQVDRAVEQAVVDDRPTEEVRPFADVVAEPDAPTEQDATGQMVEVRGRFVAGDTVLVDGRLNDGVAGTWVVAHLDVTDASPGGLPVALGWAADRADAERARDAFDAEVAAAADADAAEVTVTGRFLPSEAPILPDEGGDPYAMQTVAVAQLVNLWADFDDRPAYFGYVTSQQPLVDGLDAISSPPPEQQTELNWLNVFYAIEWVVFAGFAIFLWWRLVKDAVEREREEAELEASERSATAR, encoded by the coding sequence ATGATGCTGCGCCCGCGCTGGGTGCTCGCGCTCATCGCCGCGCTCGCCGTGGCCGGCGGGTTCGCGCTGCTCAGCCAGTGGCAGGTCGACCGCGCGGTCGAGCAGGCCGTCGTCGACGACCGGCCGACCGAGGAGGTCCGCCCCTTCGCCGATGTCGTGGCCGAGCCCGACGCGCCCACGGAGCAGGATGCGACCGGTCAGATGGTCGAGGTGCGCGGGCGGTTCGTCGCGGGCGACACGGTGCTCGTCGACGGTCGGCTGAACGACGGCGTCGCGGGCACGTGGGTGGTCGCGCACCTGGATGTCACGGATGCCTCGCCCGGGGGTCTGCCGGTCGCGCTCGGGTGGGCGGCGGACCGCGCCGACGCCGAGCGGGCGCGCGACGCGTTCGACGCGGAGGTCGCCGCGGCTGCCGATGCGGACGCCGCCGAGGTGACGGTCACGGGCCGCTTCCTTCCGAGCGAGGCGCCGATCCTTCCCGACGAGGGCGGCGACCCGTACGCGATGCAGACCGTCGCGGTGGCCCAGCTCGTCAACCTGTGGGCCGACTTCGACGACCGCCCCGCGTACTTCGGATACGTCACGAGCCAGCAGCCGCTGGTCGACGGCCTCGACGCGATCTCGTCGCCGCCGCCCGAGCAGCAGACCGAGCTGAACTGGCTCAACGTGTTCTACGCGATCGAGTGGGTCGTGTTCGCGGGCTTCGCGATCTTCCTGTGGTGGCGGCTCGTGAAGGACGCCGTCGAGCGCGAGCGCGAAGAGGCCGAGCTCGAGGCATCCGAGCGCTCAGCAACGGCCCGGTAG
- a CDS encoding glycerol-3-phosphate dehydrogenase C-terminal domain-containing protein, with the protein MAKDAIDAAADALDGRVPASVTENIPLLGAEGYLAAWNKRAKIARAFDVHKVRIEHLLNRFGTLTDDLLDLIRNDPSLGEPLPGADDYLGAEVVYAASHEGALHLDDVLARRTRISIEAWDRGVSAAPVAAKLMGRVLGWDASREQLEVERYLQRVEAERASQLQPDDESADRVRLEAPDIVKVD; encoded by the coding sequence ATGGCGAAAGACGCGATCGACGCCGCCGCCGACGCGCTCGACGGTCGCGTGCCGGCGTCGGTGACCGAGAACATCCCGCTCCTCGGCGCCGAGGGCTACCTCGCCGCGTGGAACAAGCGGGCGAAGATCGCGCGCGCGTTCGACGTGCACAAGGTGCGCATCGAACACCTGCTCAACCGGTTCGGCACGCTCACCGACGACCTCCTCGACCTCATCCGCAACGATCCGTCGCTCGGCGAACCGCTGCCCGGCGCCGACGACTACCTCGGCGCCGAGGTCGTGTACGCGGCCTCGCACGAGGGGGCACTGCACCTCGACGACGTGCTCGCCCGGCGCACGCGCATCTCGATCGAGGCGTGGGACAGAGGCGTCTCGGCGGCGCCCGTCGCCGCGAAGCTCATGGGCCGCGTGCTCGGGTGGGACGCCTCGCGCGAGCAGCTCGAGGTCGAACGCTACCTCCAGCGCGTCGAGGCGGAGCGCGCGTCGCAGCTGCAACCCGACGACGAGTCGGCCGACCGCGTTCGCCTCGAGGCACCCGACATCGTGAAGGTCGACTGA